In Nocardia sputorum, a single genomic region encodes these proteins:
- a CDS encoding MCE family protein: MTRLVRWQLIAFVVIAVLGVVYVGGKYIRLDHMFGLNEYTVKLRAAQTGGIYKGAEVTYRGVPVGRVGELELTGEGVVMNLVIDTSAPKIPASAKAVVANRSAIGEQYVDLQPDSDEGPYLRDNSVITSATLPVPVEELVSSVDTFAGSVDLAALNTTVRELGKAFDGKGDDLQVLIDSLNKFTETFHATLPQTIQLIRDGRVALGTQAEQSAAIREFSDGLDKLTAQLRSSDPDVRRLIGTGTDAGEQLGALIDESGGSLTQDLTNLRLLLQVISPKFYAIKPLLQMLPQLSVGGSSTAPGDGTSHFGLVLETNNPPACTVGYEGTHRILEQMKAQNPNFDDTRDEFPFNKDAKCLVPFGNPTAVRGGERAELADPAIVQPWDSNPKTDPEKLNLNPVAVQLSTLLGVTPKR, from the coding sequence ATGACCCGTCTGGTGCGGTGGCAGCTCATCGCGTTCGTGGTGATCGCGGTGCTCGGTGTCGTCTATGTCGGCGGCAAGTACATCCGGCTCGACCACATGTTCGGGCTCAACGAGTACACGGTGAAGCTGCGCGCGGCGCAGACCGGTGGCATCTACAAGGGCGCCGAGGTGACCTACCGCGGCGTCCCGGTCGGCCGGGTCGGTGAACTGGAGCTCACCGGCGAGGGCGTGGTGATGAATCTCGTCATCGACACGAGCGCGCCGAAGATCCCGGCGTCGGCGAAGGCCGTGGTGGCCAATCGATCGGCGATCGGCGAGCAGTACGTCGACTTGCAGCCCGATTCGGACGAAGGCCCGTATCTGCGGGACAACTCGGTGATCACCTCGGCGACCCTGCCGGTGCCGGTCGAGGAACTGGTGTCCAGCGTGGACACCTTCGCGGGCTCGGTGGACCTGGCCGCGCTCAACACGACGGTCCGCGAGCTGGGCAAGGCGTTCGACGGCAAGGGCGACGATCTGCAGGTGCTGATCGACTCGCTGAACAAGTTCACCGAGACCTTCCACGCGACCCTGCCGCAGACGATCCAGCTGATCCGCGACGGCCGCGTCGCACTCGGCACCCAGGCCGAGCAGTCCGCGGCCATCCGCGAGTTCAGCGACGGCCTGGACAAGCTCACCGCCCAGCTGCGCTCCAGCGACCCCGACGTGCGCAGGCTCATCGGCACCGGAACCGACGCGGGCGAGCAGCTCGGCGCGCTGATCGACGAGAGCGGCGGCTCGCTCACCCAGGACCTGACCAACCTGCGGCTGCTGTTGCAGGTGATCTCGCCGAAGTTCTACGCGATCAAGCCGCTGCTGCAGATGCTCCCGCAGCTGTCGGTGGGCGGGTCCTCGACCGCGCCCGGCGACGGGACCAGCCACTTCGGTCTGGTGCTCGAGACCAACAATCCGCCCGCCTGTACGGTGGGCTACGAGGGCACGCACCGGATTTTGGAACAGATGAAGGCGCAGAACCCGAACTTCGACGACACGCGCGACGAGTTCCCGTTCAACAAGGACGCCAAATGTCTTGTGCCGTTCGGTAATCCGACCGCCGTCCGGGGTGGCGAGCGCGCCGAGCTGGCCGATCCGGCCATCGTCCAGCCCTGGGACTCCAACCCGAAGACCGATCCGGAAAAGCTGAACCTGAATCCGGTCGCTGTGCAGTTGTCGACCCTGCTGGGGGTCACGCCGAAGCGGTGA